In Gemmatimonadaceae bacterium, the DNA window CGCGAACATACTGCTCGAACGTGCGGAGGATGAATCCCGCCTCGCGGTGACGTCCCGTCACCAGTGTCAGCCCCTCGAGGCTGATCATCGTATCGCGCCCCCAGTCGGTGAACCAGTGATAGCCTGCGACCACCGAGCGGATCTCGTCGCCCGTCGCCGCCGCGCGCGTGCTGTCGACGAGGCGGTACGCCGGCGTGAAGATGAACTGATCGGCAGCGAGCACGAGTTCCGCCGCGACTTCGTCCGCGGTCTCGGGATGCGTCGCGATCGCCGCGTCGAGCAGGCGACGCCGCCGCTCCTCCTCGCACGCGAGCGCCTCGGTCGGCGGCAGCGCCGACATCACCAGCTCAGTTTCCGCCGATGCAACGAGCGTCACTGGTTCGTTAGGCACGAGCTCGATCTCGAAGTGCCCCGGAGCCCACAAGGTTCCGCGGAACTCGTACCCGCGCTCCTCCTCGACCGGGTACAGGAATTCGCTCGTCACACGTTCTTCATGAACGAACGATGCCGTCGCGCCATCGATCCGCATGCGCAATGGCGGAAAAGCCGTATCGCCGGAATCGAACACGTAATAGCCAGCGGACTGCGACAACGCATAGCGCGTCTTGATCGGCAGGTTGACCGGCGCCTCGTATGACCGAAAGTGCAGCGCCGGATGGAGCTCGAGTTGGACCGGACCCTCCCATTTCGTTAGGCAATAGCGGATGTAAATCGTGTTTTGCTTGTGTGGCATCACGATCCGCTTCTCGATGCGTGCGCCGGCCCACTCATACTCCCAGATCGGGAGCCCCGCCTCGAGTCGGAATTCGGCGAGCCGGCGTGCCACATCACGATCAAGACGGCCAGCCACTCGCTCCTCTCCGCCCAGTGGCGTCGGCGTCCCGCCGGCGACACATGCTCGCTCGCTCAAATGGTTGAGCATCACAAGGCGGCCGATGGGATTCGGCAGCGCGGCAACGAGCAATCCGTGGTAACGGCGCGTGTTGACGCCGGCGACGGTGCCCGACGCATAGCCACTCAGACCATTCGTGACGAGCCATTCGGAATCGAGAAGCGTCTTCCCACCGTCGTCCTCTTCGCGCGGCACAACCAAGGGCCGCGCGATCCTATCCAGCAGTCGTCTCATATCTGGCTTTCCACTGTGTACGGGCTTCTTTCTCGGATGTCGGCAGACACGGTGCTGGCGGTGCTCCGGCTTTTGCCACCGCCGCGAGCAGGACGGTAGACTCCGGCGGAAGTACCCAGCCGCAATTATCGCTGTCGAGCGCTGGTGTACCGCAACCCCCGTACACGGGATCCTCCGAAGACCACAACACCCGCCACACCATTCCACGAGGTGGCGCCACGAGCGGATCGGCGAGCGGCTCAGGCTGCAAACGCTGGCCCATGTTGACGACAAGGAGTCGATCGAGCTCCCGCCGCTCGCCGAAGTAGCGCAGGACGAAGGCTCGCTCACCGACCACCGCACCGTCGATGGCGCGCGACAGCACTCCGCCGTCGCGGTTTTCCGGATCCTTCACGGCCTGACCGCGGAGCGTCTCGTCCATGCGCCGCAGTCGGATGAGATCCCGCACGAGGGCGAGATGACACGCGCGACCGCCCTCCGCTCGCTCCGACCAGTCCAGCTTGCACTGCACGAAGGTCTCCTCGCTCGAGGGATCCGTGAGTCGCGAGGTGACCTCCGGTGTCGCGACGTGCGCGAATTGACCGAGGAACTCGGCGCGACCTTGCCGCACGAGCGTGGCCAGGCTGGGATTGTGATCGGCGAAATAGAGAAACGGCGCCGATGCGAGAAACTCCTGACCCTGAAAGAGCATCGGTGTCTGAGGGAGCAACAGCAAAAGCGCCACCATCGCGCGATAACGACTGGGCGACGTCAATCGATGCACGCGAATGCCGAACGCCGAATTCGCGACCTGATCGTGATTCTGTATGAAGTTGATAAACTGCGACGGCGCGACGTCGAACGCGGGCGTGCCGCGACGTGCGCGCTGCCAGCGATACCACTCACCTTGATAAAGAAATCCGTACTTCGCCGTGGAGACGAACTCCTGCGCGGTGCCGCGATAACCGCTGTAGTACGCTTCGTCTCGCCCGGTGAGAGCCACCGTCGCGGCGTGATGAAAGTCGTCGTTCCAGAGCGCATCGAGCCCATAGCCGTCCTGCGCGCGCCGGCGAAAGAGCATCGCATCCTGCGGCTCGTTCTCGGCGACCACGATCGTCCTCCTGCCACGCGCACTCTCGCGCACGCACTCACTGATGACCGCGACGATATGCGGCGTCGACGTGTCGAAGATTTGTTGTGTAGCGTCGAGCCGCAGCCCATCGAAGTGGAATTCGTCGATCCAGTACGCCGCGTTCATCACGAACAGCTCGCGCACCGCCGCTGACTCGTCGCCGTCGAAATTCAACGCCTCGCCCCACTCAGTGTTGCCCTTGAAGTAGTGTTTACTAAACTCTTTCAGGTAATTACCGTCCGGACCGAGGTGGTTGTAAACCACGTCGAGAATGACGCCCAGACCATGCGCGTGCGCTGCGTCGACGAACGCCCGGAGATCGTCCGGAGCACCGTACAGGTGCGACGGTGCGAAGAGCGACACGCCGTCGTATCCCCAGCCGAAGCGACCGGGGAACTCCGCCACGGGCATCATCTCGATGATGCTGACGCCGATGTCGACCAGCTCCGCCAGATGCGCTGCCGCCGCGGCATACGTGCCTTCTCGCGTGAAGGTCCCCACGTGAAGCTCGTAGATGACCGCGCCGGGAAGCATCGGCCCGCGCCACCCGCCATCACTCCACGCAAAGCGCCGCGCATCGACGACTTGCGAGGGGCCGTGAGGGCCAGCGGGTTGAAAGCGCGAGATCGGATCGGGAAAGTCGCCGCTGCCCTCCAATCGAAACTTGTAAAGCGTGCCTGCGGCTGCGCTCGATAGAGACCCAGAGAAGTAGCCGTTGCCTTCACCTTCGAGCTCCGACACCACGATCGTGTCGCCAGACCGGTTCAACTCCACAAATGAGACTGCGGAGCGCTGCGGCGCCCACACTCGAACGTGAACGCTCTCATCGGGTGCGATCTCAACTCCGATGGGATAGTGTCGCCACCCTGGGAGCTCTGCCGCGACCGTTGTATTCGGATCTGCCATAACAATGGCAATCCGGGCAGGATCGGTACCACGGCTCAGCCATGGTTGAGAGCTGGTCGGACACGTGCAACACAAGGCGAAATTTCATGTTAAGTTGATGTGATCTTTCTCACACTGCACGTGACTCGCTTCACAGCGCGGGCGTCTCTCCATTGCGGGGACGACGTAGGCTAAGCCGTCCGCTCTTTCGCTCCCCACCGATCCGCCATATCTCTTGGGGACCGCGACATATGCCTCAACAGACTCCTTCGACCTCCTCTGCGCCAACCATTCTTCAGCCTCCCGATCAGAAAAACTCGGGGGCGAGCTTGGACGTTGAGCGGGCTGATCAGTTAGAGGCCCTGCGTCAGGCGGTAGGGAGTGCCTTCGCGGTGATCGCTTTGCTCGGAAGCGATCTCGACGAACAAAGTGAATGGGGCAGTGCCGCGTTTCTCGCTTGCGAGGAGGCCACGGGCTCCCTCGTCGTCGTCGCTCTAAACGAACGTCTCGGGCCGGGCATAGGCTACGATGTAACGCTTTGGCGATCCCTTGAGGAATCGCTACCAGGTCCGACAAGTTGGTGCACGCAGTGCGGTGCCGAAGTGCAAGGATGGACCCGATACTGTTCATGTGGTGCGGACCTCTCGGGTATCGCGCCGGGTACGGAGGACGCGCGGCAGGAATTGTTGGAGCAGGTCCGCCAGTCTGTCGCGGGCGAATTCGAGTTACTCGGCAGTTTGCCATATGCAGGTGGTGGTGGACCGGCATACTTTGCGCGACGAACCGAAGGTCACGCTGTCGTGGCCCTTCGTATGCACGGGGACGGCACGTTCGATGACGGCACTCAACGCATCTCTCTTTCGCTTTCTGAGCCACTGGGTGAGATGAGTGATAGCGCGTCTTCGGTAGTGGGCCGGTCGCCGCACTCAGGGCCCGTTCGGTTCACCCCAGTAGACTCGATCAGTGTCGTGAGCGACGAAACAGCAGCACGCGCGGTGAGCGGAAAAAACAGTCGTGCCGCCGGTGCACAAACCGGCGACACAACGCTTGGCGTGAGTGTCATTGGCTCGGGCGGCCTTGCGCGACAGCCGACTCCCGGTGAGGGAGAGGCGGTCGCCATCGCGAAGGTTTGCCCGCAATGCGGCGTCGAGTACGACACGGCCTCGCGCTTCTGCCCAAACGACGGGACTCCGCTCCGACCCAAGGGATCGGCAGATCCGTTCGTGGGCCGCGTTCTCGCCGAGCGCTACCACATGCTCAAGCGGCTTGGCGAAGGTGGTATGGGCACGGTGTATCTCGCCGAGCACGTCAAGATGAACCGCCAGTGCGCGGTGAAGGTCATGAATGGGGCGTTGCTCAGCGATTCCGATTCCGCGCAGCGATTCGCGCGCGAGGCATCGAATGCAGCGCGGATCATCCATCCAAACGTCGCGGCGGTGTTCGACTATGGGGAGACCGACGGCGTCGTCTATCTCGTCATGGAGTATGTCGAAGGTGTGTCTCTCACGAGGCTGCTCGAGCGGGAGACGACACTGCAACCTGCCCGGGCCGTCGACATCGCGCACCAGGTTGCCGAGGCATTGGTGGCAGCGCACGAGCTGGGCATCGTGCACCGGGACCTCAAGCCGGACAATATCATCGTCGCGCCGGGCAAGAATGGGCGCGATATCGCGAAGGTCGTCGATTTCGGCATCGCAAAAGCGGTGGAGGAAGGGCCGACGGAATCACTGACGCGCACTGGCCTCGTGATCGGCACGCCGGAGTACATGAGCCCCGAGCAGTTGCTGGGCGATCCGGTAGACGCTCGAAGCGACATCTACAGCCTCGGCTGCATTTTCTATCAAATGCTCACGGGCCGCCGCTCGTTCGACGAGCCGACTCGCGAGCAAATGATCAAGCGGCGCCTCACTGAGCGAGCTCCGCATGCGCGCGATCTCGTGCCCGAGTTGCCAAAGACGCTCGATCTCATCGTGGCGAGAATGCTCGCGCGAGCACCGCAGGATCGATACGCCACGGTGGCCGAAGTACGCGATCTGCTCATTCCTGCGATCGCGCTCGAGGGTGGCTTCGACGATCCGAGTTGGCGTCCGGCGACGACGCGCAGCAATCCGACGGTGTTCATCCAGGCCGCCGAGCAGCCGACGCAGGAGATGACGCCGTATCCGGGCGTCGCGGCGCAGCGACCGCTCTGGCGAGGTCGCCGCGCCGTGGGCGTGGCCGCGATTGCCGTCGTGGCCGTCGGTATCACGGCGACCATGGTCACGCGCAGCATGCTGAATGCGCGCGAACGTGAGCAACAAGCGCGGATGCTGGAGCAGGCAGCGGCAAACAAGCCCGCGGTACCGGCTGTCGTGTTTACGGCGCCGCCGCCGACGGTGGCGCAGTTGCCGACCAGGACCGCTACCGCAGCCGCGATGAGGACAGCCGATACTGGATTGCCAGCCAGCAAGGCAGCGAGCAGCGGCGTGTCGTCGGAGCTCCAGCAGCCGATCGATTCGCTCAAGGCCGCGATCGAGTCACGGCTTCCGTCGAAGATGGCAGAGGTCTATCGCAATTACGATCAGGACGATCAGACGAAGAAGTACTTCAGGGTGATCATGGACAAGGCCGACTCAGTCCACGTGAAGTCGATTGTGTTTCAGAATTCCAACGTGACGAGGAACGCGGCCCAGGTGAATTACCGGATGATCATCAACGTCATCGCGAACCAGTCGAAGATGCCCACGGAAGTTCCGTCGAGCTGGCGCGCGGATCTGGTACGCGATGGACCGAAGCAACCGTGGCGAATAAAGCAGCTCACGCGCCACGTCGTGATGTAGAGAGCGGCAGCCGCTCGTCAGTTGCGCTTGCCCAATCGAACGTTCAGTTGGGTACTCACGGAATCGAGTAGCGCACCGTCGTAACCCACCTCCCACTCTTCGCCGCGCAGCCAATTCGCCTCCGCGTGCACTGTGAGTTGCTTCCAGATAGTGTCGCCGAGGAAGCGCAGGATGATGCGCGTGCGATAGCGAAGTTCGGGCACACTATCGCGCACGAGCGTCGATTGCCAGCGCGTCATCAGGAAACCCGCGTTCGGATCGCTGACGTCGACGGTGTACTTCTGCGTCAGGTAATCAGTCGCCATCCGAAAGGCTGCTTGCTTCGTGATCCCGTCGCGCACGCCGACCACTCGCATTGTTTTCGCGTCAGAAGTCGAGCGAACGAAGCTCGTCGGCGCGCCGTCACGCGATGTGAAGAGCGGCGCCGGCTCCGGCTCTGCTTTCGTCGCGGTCGCGGTCGGTGCAGGCGCCGTTTTCGGCACACGATGGAATGACGAGCACGCGCCAACGCTCAGCGCCACCAAAGCAAGGCGTGAGAGCGAATTGCGCAGATCGGTATACCGGTCTGGAACTATGCTGCGATTGAACATGACCCTGCTTTCGACGACGACACGCATGCGGAGCTTCACCGGCGAACGAAGAGCGTCATCCGGCAAGAGACGAAATAGTGACGCAATACGAAGCACAAAGTAAGCGCGCGAACGCTCTTGCTCACTGTGTCAAATCAGGTGCCAGCTCCGAGAAACTCGGTCAAGGTCACTGCACGCACTGGCCGTGCGGATCGGGTTTTCGTTTGTCGACGACGAGCCGATGATCGAGATTCGCCGCACGCACAGCGACATCGCGCACGAGCGTCGCTACGCGCGCGAGCTGGTCGTAATCGATGTACTCCGCCTCGTCGGTCACCTGGTGATAGTCGCGATGACCACCGGTAGAGAAGAAGACGATCGGTATGCCGTAGCGCGCATACTCGTAGTGATCGCTGCGGCAGTAGTACTGCTGCGGATGTCCGTTCGCGTCGTACTGATAGTCGAGGTGGAATGCCGTCGGCTCCGTCTTCGCGACGCTCTCGACAAGATCTCCGAGCTCCGTCGAGAGGCGACGCGAGCCAATGAGCTGGAGGTACCCGGGTCCACCCCCTTTCACGTCGTCGGCGCGACCGCGCCCGATCATGTCCATATTGAGCTCGGTCACGATCGAATCGCGCGGCACCGTTGGATGATCGGTGAAGTATTCCGATCCCCAGAGACCTTCTTCTTCCCCTGCGTGCCAGATGAAGAGGATCGATCGCTTCGGCTTCACGCTCGCATTCACCAGTGACTCGGCAATCTCGAGGAGCGCGACGGACCCGGAGCCGTCGTCGTCTGCGCCGTTGTAGATCGAGTCGCGGCGCGATGAATGGATACGGCGCAAGCTGTCCAGAATCGTGCGAATCCGCGTCGTCTCGTCGGCCTTGGGCGCACGCTCCGGATCGTCGGCACCGCCTGGACGAATGACAGTATTGAACGCGCGCAGCGAATCGTGGTCGACAGGGTTGTGATCGAGGCCTATGTGATCGTTATGCGCGCCGATTGCGACATACTCGCCCTTGAGCGTGCGATCCGATCCTGGCAGGATGGCGACGACGTTGCGCGCCGGAGCGTGCGTATCGCTAAAACGCACGGATCCGCTGACGGTTTTCCCTGACAGTTTTCCCGGTGCCGTCCCTCGGATCGGCCCAGCGAGGAGCGATTCGGCCATCGCACGCGTGAGGTACATGAAGGCGGGCAACTCGGGTACTCGCGGCTCCGGTGTCTGGAGGTCGACCGATGGTTCGGAGAGCGCCTGACGTGCCTCCGGTTCCATCGCGTCGAGAGAGGCGATGGCGATGCCCGCCGCGTCGAGGTAGTAGCGCGTGAGCTGTGGTCGATTCGCTTGCCACTGCGGCTGGCCATCCGGTCCGTTGGGCACAGCGATGACGACGAACTTTCTCGCAGCAGCCGCGGGAGAGATCCGAGTCGCCGTGTCGGCCCAAAACCCACCGAAGACCACCGGTGCCTCGTTGAGCGCACGGACGTTCGGCCCGTTGTCGCGCGGCAGATAATCGATCCATGGCTTGAAGGTTGTGCCGCCGGCGGCGAGCGTCTGATCACCGGCAAGCGTGCGCTCGAAGACAGGAAGATTCTGGAAGAATCCGCCGCTATCGCCCGCCGGGACGAGTCCCAGCCGACGTACCTCGCGCTCGATGTAGGCAGTGGCGCGCTGATGTCCTTCGGTCCCAACGCGACGACCCTGCATCGAATCATCGGAGAAGATGTACAGACGCGTCATGAGATCCGACGGCGTGATGTCAGCGGCCGTCGGTTGTGGAGCGTGCTTGAGCGGCAGTTCGCGCGTCGGTGCGCTCTGCGAGGACACGACACGCGGCGCGCTGAAAACGCCAGCGACCGCGATCACCACAGCGTAAGCGATTCGGGGACAAAGCAAAACCATGTGTTACTCCACGGGCCAGTACAGAATCATGGAAAGTACATGTGCATTCGCCCGGGCAAACGTGAGTGCGCGTTCTGTCTTACGAAAGCCTTACCGAGAGTTCTGCCCGTCATTGCGCGACTGGGCATGCGGGCTAGTTTTCGCCCCGGCGCCGGATCGGCGCTCCACGCCTCGTTTCACCCGCCCGCATGCGAATCAGCGTTCCAACTGAAACCGCCACTCGCGAACAGCGAGTGGCGCTGCCGCCGGATAGCGCGGGCCGCTTGGTGAAGTCGGGTCTCGAGGTAGTGGTGCAGAAGGGCGCAGGCCAACACGCTGGGTTTCGCGACGAGGCGTACACCGCAGTTGGCGCGCAAATCATCCCGGACGCGCGATCGGCGCTGACAAACGCGCAGGTGATCGTGAAGGTGCAGCCGCCGACCCTCGACGAGATCGGCCAGATCAGCGAGGGGACGGCGGTCATTTCACTCATGCGCCCCGGCAAGCACCAAGAGGTCGCTACAGCCCTCGCGAAGCGAAGTGTCGATTCGTTGGCGCTCGAGCTGGTTCCGCGTATCACGCGTGCGCAGTCGATGGATGTCCTGTCGTCGCAGAGCACCGTGGCCGGATACAAAGCCGTGCTCCTGGGAGCCGCGGAGTTGGGAAAGTTCCTGCCGATGTTGACGACGGCAGCCGGCAACATCTCGCCAGCTCGCGTGTTCGTGATCGGCGCGGGCGTTTCCGGGTTGCAAGCGATCGCGACGGCGCGCCGTCTCGGTGGGGTCGTTTCCGCATTCGACGTGAGACCGGCCGCGCGAGAGCAGGTGCAGAGCCTTGGCGCGACGTTCGTCGCTACGGAGTTGGTGAGCTCGTCAGCAGAGACAGCGGGCGGTTATGCGCGCGCGCAGACGAACGAGGAGCAGCAGCGTACCCTCGCCGCGATCGCGGGACACATCAAAGACGTCGATCTCGTGATTACGACGGCACAGATTCCCGGCCGGCCGGCGCCAACGCTGATCACGAGCGACATGGTGAAGACGATGCGCGCGGGAGCGGTGATTGTAGATCTCGCCGTCGAGTCGGGTGGCAATTGCGAGTTGTCGAAGCCGGGGGAAACGGTGCACGCGAACGACGTGGCGATCATGGGACCGGTGAATTTGCCGAGCAGTGTTCCTTTTCACGCAAGTCAGATGTTCGGTCGCAACATTCTGTCGCTACTGCAGCATCTGGTGAAGGATGGCGCGCTCGTGCTCGATCCGTCGGACGAAATCACCGGCGCGATGCTGCTTGTCCATCAGGGCAAAGTGCTCAAGTAAGGCTTCTCTCAACCGACCAGACGATGCTCCTTCTCGAGCTCTATGTGTTCGTTCTCGCGGCCTTC includes these proteins:
- a CDS encoding amylo-alpha-1,6-glucosidase, which produces MRRLLDRIARPLVVPREEDDGGKTLLDSEWLVTNGLSGYASGTVAGVNTRRYHGLLVAALPNPIGRLVMLNHLSERACVAGGTPTPLGGEERVAGRLDRDVARRLAEFRLEAGLPIWEYEWAGARIEKRIVMPHKQNTIYIRYCLTKWEGPVQLELHPALHFRSYEAPVNLPIKTRYALSQSAGYYVFDSGDTAFPPLRMRIDGATASFVHEERVTSEFLYPVEEERGYEFRGTLWAPGHFEIELVPNEPVTLVASAETELVMSALPPTEALACEEERRRRLLDAAIATHPETADEVAAELVLAADQFIFTPAYRLVDSTRAAATGDEIRSVVAGYHWFTDWGRDTMISLEGLTLVTGRHREAGFILRTFEQYVRDGLIPNMFPDGSNEGLYHTADATLWFFHALHRYVDVTDDRRTLVRALPTLQSIIEHHLRGTKFGIRVDPADGLLLQGAEGYQLTWMDAKVDDWVVTPRRGKAVEINALWYNALRLLAQWLDEEREHDSFATKVADAAERARVSFNKRFWSDDLGYLYDVVDGENGDSRHCRPNQIFAISLDHPILDRSRWEAVLDVVHKRLLTPVGLRSLAPGDPDYKERYFGDLRARDAAYHQGTVWAWLIGPWIDAWLKVHPDDAPGARHFLDGCIAALDYFGLGTIGEIFDAAPPYMPRGCVAQAWSVAEVLRSWVKTAVEPREPMPVEPALAAEETVAAAS
- the treZ gene encoding malto-oligosyltrehalose trehalohydrolase; amino-acid sequence: MADPNTTVAAELPGWRHYPIGVEIAPDESVHVRVWAPQRSAVSFVELNRSGDTIVVSELEGEGNGYFSGSLSSAAAGTLYKFRLEGSGDFPDPISRFQPAGPHGPSQVVDARRFAWSDGGWRGPMLPGAVIYELHVGTFTREGTYAAAAAHLAELVDIGVSIIEMMPVAEFPGRFGWGYDGVSLFAPSHLYGAPDDLRAFVDAAHAHGLGVILDVVYNHLGPDGNYLKEFSKHYFKGNTEWGEALNFDGDESAAVRELFVMNAAYWIDEFHFDGLRLDATQQIFDTSTPHIVAVISECVRESARGRRTIVVAENEPQDAMLFRRRAQDGYGLDALWNDDFHHAATVALTGRDEAYYSGYRGTAQEFVSTAKYGFLYQGEWYRWQRARRGTPAFDVAPSQFINFIQNHDQVANSAFGIRVHRLTSPSRYRAMVALLLLLPQTPMLFQGQEFLASAPFLYFADHNPSLATLVRQGRAEFLGQFAHVATPEVTSRLTDPSSEETFVQCKLDWSERAEGGRACHLALVRDLIRLRRMDETLRGQAVKDPENRDGGVLSRAIDGAVVGERAFVLRYFGERRELDRLLVVNMGQRLQPEPLADPLVAPPRGMVWRVLWSSEDPVYGGCGTPALDSDNCGWVLPPESTVLLAAVAKAGAPPAPCLPTSEKEARTQWKARYETTAG
- a CDS encoding serine/threonine-protein kinase; the protein is MSDETAARAVSGKNSRAAGAQTGDTTLGVSVIGSGGLARQPTPGEGEAVAIAKVCPQCGVEYDTASRFCPNDGTPLRPKGSADPFVGRVLAERYHMLKRLGEGGMGTVYLAEHVKMNRQCAVKVMNGALLSDSDSAQRFAREASNAARIIHPNVAAVFDYGETDGVVYLVMEYVEGVSLTRLLERETTLQPARAVDIAHQVAEALVAAHELGIVHRDLKPDNIIVAPGKNGRDIAKVVDFGIAKAVEEGPTESLTRTGLVIGTPEYMSPEQLLGDPVDARSDIYSLGCIFYQMLTGRRSFDEPTREQMIKRRLTERAPHARDLVPELPKTLDLIVARMLARAPQDRYATVAEVRDLLIPAIALEGGFDDPSWRPATTRSNPTVFIQAAEQPTQEMTPYPGVAAQRPLWRGRRAVGVAAIAVVAVGITATMVTRSMLNAREREQQARMLEQAAANKPAVPAVVFTAPPPTVAQLPTRTATAAAMRTADTGLPASKAASSGVSSELQQPIDSLKAAIESRLPSKMAEVYRNYDQDDQTKKYFRVIMDKADSVHVKSIVFQNSNVTRNAAQVNYRMIINVIANQSKMPTEVPSSWRADLVRDGPKQPWRIKQLTRHVVM
- a CDS encoding M28 family peptidase, which encodes MVLLCPRIAYAVVIAVAGVFSAPRVVSSQSAPTRELPLKHAPQPTAADITPSDLMTRLYIFSDDSMQGRRVGTEGHQRATAYIEREVRRLGLVPAGDSGGFFQNLPVFERTLAGDQTLAAGGTTFKPWIDYLPRDNGPNVRALNEAPVVFGGFWADTATRISPAAAARKFVVIAVPNGPDGQPQWQANRPQLTRYYLDAAGIAIASLDAMEPEARQALSEPSVDLQTPEPRVPELPAFMYLTRAMAESLLAGPIRGTAPGKLSGKTVSGSVRFSDTHAPARNVVAILPGSDRTLKGEYVAIGAHNDHIGLDHNPVDHDSLRAFNTVIRPGGADDPERAPKADETTRIRTILDSLRRIHSSRRDSIYNGADDDGSGSVALLEIAESLVNASVKPKRSILFIWHAGEEEGLWGSEYFTDHPTVPRDSIVTELNMDMIGRGRADDVKGGGPGYLQLIGSRRLSTELGDLVESVAKTEPTAFHLDYQYDANGHPQQYYCRSDHYEYARYGIPIVFFSTGGHRDYHQVTDEAEYIDYDQLARVATLVRDVAVRAANLDHRLVVDKRKPDPHGQCVQ
- a CDS encoding Re/Si-specific NAD(P)(+) transhydrogenase subunit alpha → MRISVPTETATREQRVALPPDSAGRLVKSGLEVVVQKGAGQHAGFRDEAYTAVGAQIIPDARSALTNAQVIVKVQPPTLDEIGQISEGTAVISLMRPGKHQEVATALAKRSVDSLALELVPRITRAQSMDVLSSQSTVAGYKAVLLGAAELGKFLPMLTTAAGNISPARVFVIGAGVSGLQAIATARRLGGVVSAFDVRPAAREQVQSLGATFVATELVSSSAETAGGYARAQTNEEQQRTLAAIAGHIKDVDLVITTAQIPGRPAPTLITSDMVKTMRAGAVIVDLAVESGGNCELSKPGETVHANDVAIMGPVNLPSSVPFHASQMFGRNILSLLQHLVKDGALVLDPSDEITGAMLLVHQGKVLK